In Acidicapsa ligni, a single window of DNA contains:
- a CDS encoding substrate-binding domain-containing protein, producing MTSIRRLIAIAITPALFMATSCGRHSTSEVFYLIAANLSLPYWKTAETGFNAAAARYRVTGKVAGPDNYDPQAELQELNHAVAAKPAGILISVADEGLLKPGIDAAIAAGIPVITIDSDAPSSRRLFFIGTNNLDAGHLGGERIAERLGGRGNVVFYSMPGQPNLDERLQGYKDIFATHPDIKIIDVVNIKGDARNAFDNTQQYLAQTGVARVSAFICLEASSGKVVADAVRRQKITDRVVVAMDVDQDTLAEIKDGTIEATISQKPFTMGYVGLKQLDEIFHNMPKSLSKDYSVDAFAEYPVFIDTGTALVDKANVDVYARSAADHQ from the coding sequence ATGACATCGATCAGAAGGCTAATTGCGATTGCGATTACCCCGGCGCTTTTTATGGCGACAAGCTGTGGTCGCCACTCTACTTCGGAGGTTTTCTACCTCATTGCCGCGAACCTTTCGCTGCCGTATTGGAAGACAGCGGAAACCGGCTTCAACGCGGCAGCAGCGCGATACAGGGTAACAGGCAAGGTGGCTGGGCCGGATAACTACGATCCGCAGGCCGAGTTACAAGAGTTGAATCATGCGGTTGCGGCCAAGCCAGCGGGCATATTGATTTCGGTGGCGGACGAAGGGTTGCTGAAACCCGGTATTGACGCGGCAATTGCAGCGGGTATTCCAGTCATTACCATCGACTCAGATGCGCCGAGCAGCCGAAGGCTTTTCTTTATCGGAACCAACAATCTGGATGCAGGGCATCTGGGTGGAGAACGGATAGCAGAGAGACTTGGAGGGCGCGGAAACGTGGTCTTCTACTCCATGCCTGGGCAGCCGAACCTGGACGAAAGACTGCAGGGATACAAAGATATCTTTGCAACGCATCCCGACATCAAGATCATCGACGTTGTGAATATCAAAGGCGATGCGCGCAATGCGTTCGATAACACGCAGCAATACCTGGCGCAGACAGGAGTTGCCAGGGTGTCTGCGTTCATTTGCCTGGAGGCTTCCTCGGGTAAGGTGGTTGCGGATGCGGTGCGGCGTCAAAAGATAACGGACCGCGTGGTGGTTGCCATGGATGTGGATCAGGATACGCTTGCGGAGATCAAGGATGGAACGATTGAAGCAACTATCTCTCAGAAGCCTTTTACGATGGGTTATGTCGGATTAAAGCAGCTCGATGAGATCTTTCATAACATGCCTAAGTCGCTTTCCAAGGACTATAGCGTGGATGCTTTTGCGGAGTATCCTGTGTTTATCGATACGGGCACCGCACTGGTAGACAAGGCAAACGTGGATGTTTATGCGAGGTCTGCCGCGGATCATCAATAA